atatatatatatatatatatatatatatatatatatatatatatatatcaatgagATCAATCAAGTAATTATATCACTTTATTACATGTGAATgtgatcaattaaatcataatattgttgttaaaaaaaaaaatttaaagctgAGATACTAATTTTTCAAGATTAAAgttaaatatcaaataaaattaaattgcttagatagattttttttttaatgcttaTTTACTTCAAATCACTTTATAATTATGAAGTGTTAGGTTTTTATCTTTGCAATCAAAGAGGCAACTTCATCACTAAAAAGCAATTTTAGGTAATTCCTCAATCCAATCTAGGCAACTTCTTGCTCCAACTAAGATAGATCCATTATAAAAATCTACCAATATAGAAACAGAGTTTACTAATGGATTTGAATTCATTGATAAAttgagatataaaaaaaaattattattcaaaTTATTAATGGAATATAATTACTAATGGAATACATTCGTAAGTTACCAACAGATTTCAAAATTCGTTAGtaagttttgagaaaaaaaaattagtatgtAAATTACTAGTGAATTCAAAATCCGTTAGTAATTTATCAACAAATTTCAAAATTCGTTAGTAATTTGTGAGAAAAAAAAGTTAGTGTACAAATTATCCACGGGTTTGAAATTCGTTGGTAATTTATAAGACATAAAAAAATTAGTGTTCAAATTATCAATGGAAAAAAATTAGTGTTCAAATTATCAATGGATTTTGAAATTCATTGGTAATTTCTCAAAGAAAAAATTTAGAGTCCAAATTACCAATGGATTAAAATTTTGTGGGTAATTTATGAGCCATAAAACAAAATTAAGTGTTCAAATTATTAATAGATTTTGAAAtaagttagtaaattttcagagaAAAAATCTTGCTTTTCTAAGAAAAAATCTAGCATTACTTTTTTAAAAgctcacttttttttttaaattatcaatGAATTTAAAGTTATTTAGTAATTTTTGGAGAGAAAAAAtgccaaattttttatttttgcaaTGGATTTTGCCATCGATTGCAAAATCCGTTGATAAATTGTGTATTTACACATAAAAATACCATCTTtcctttcattatttcatttatttaatatttttcttctcttccatttttaatttttcttctcttttatcttattttcttatttttttttctcccattttctttcaatttctcccactttcttctctttttcttatcattttcttctcttttctttcattttcttccctTCTATCatcattttcttctttcttctctttcctctcatttcctttctttttttctcttattttcttcacttttcttggattttcttcactttcattttttttttctccttttaatttttaccatatattttccattttcattataatttttcctcatttcactcctcatctttattttttttttaaatgccattTTTCCTTTCATTATAATgtatttctaataattatttggcaaaaaaaattaataatggatTTTATAGGATTATCAATGGAAATCTGTTGGTAATCCTTAAAGATCTTGTAATAGTTATCATACTTGGAGAGGGAATGAGCCAATCCATTAGCTAAAATTTTTATTTGGTGGAATTGTTGTGTTGGGGTTATTCGCGAAATCAACAAATTAacatccaaataattcaaatattaaattaTCAACAACCAAATTATCACAACCTAAGAAAAAAAATAACTCGAACGCAAATAAAAAAAAGCTCGCCGAGAACACAATATTTTTTAGGTAGAAAACCTCTCCAAAGTGAAGAGGAAAAACTATAGGACTTTAGAAGACCATCATCAAATCTCCACTATTAACAAAATAAGGTTACAAACACCTTTTAAAAGGCCTCAGAATATATTCACCAAATAATCTAAACAACGAAGAGATTAAATACGAGAGAAATGGAGAATAAAGAGTAGAAATATATCAAATCAAGTGACATAATTTGTAGACCCAATCACTAGGCTATAAGTCTCTAATCTCCATCTCCACTGTTCAAACTAAAGAACTAGATGTCAGAAATATGCGGGCAAAATTTGAGCTCGATCCAATGATTAACGAACTCCCAAAAGCTAAAAGAGTGAAATTGATCCAGCATACAAAAATATAGAATTTTCCTCTCCGAAAGCACTTTTCTTTACTATCTTTTTCTCtcaattttttctttaaaataaaatttgcagTTACCCTGATTAATGTGACATAGATACtcacaaaatattaattttttttttactaatctctttaacttcttttttttttctttttataataataatacttattaatttaattgatCTTTCCATATGGGCGAGAACCGATAACCCAAAACGTTGTactgtttaattataattgttgTAACCCACCACAATTAATGGTTCGGTTTCATTGTATAATTTAATATATGAACATACAAAAAGCAGATGAATGAAAAAAGTTCTCGCGAAAGATAACACATCCTCAAAACACAGAGCGTGACATGGATCCCCAATGGCCCCTCCATTCAACGCATTGATGGAGTTCTGATTATCACTCTCTATTTGCAGAAAAGAAAACCCCCACTAAACAGCTATTTCGAACCCAAATTTCAGAGCATGGATTTCCGCCAAATTACCTTCCCAAGAGGCCCGAAAAGATTTAGCAGCCGCTAGCAGAATTTGTCCTTGTGAATCACGGATAACAAATCCCAGGCCTATCTCCTTAGAAACAGTAGCATCTGAGTTGAGCTTATGCTACCCTGAAGGAGGTGTCCACTTATGCATGACAGTAGGCTTCTCTAGCAGAACTGGGACATCTTGAGCTTCCAGGGACTCATTAATCCAGAGTCGATAATCACTAGCTATAATCTGATTTTCATCTACATTCCCATTTCTGAAAATATGATCATTTCGAGCCAGCCAGATGGACCATGTGAGAAGTGCGAAAGCTCCATGTACTCTGGAGGAAAATTCTAAAATAGCTGGTTCAATAACGCAGGTGGATCATCAACAGATATCTGAAGCACATTGAACCTAAGCTGGCTAAGATACCACACCCTGGAGCTGACAGGGCATTGAAAGAACAGGTGCATACTTGTTTCAGCCTCCTGTCCACAAATTGAACAAATCTCATCCACCTCCAAATGGCAATGAATCATCCTGTCCTTAGTGGGAATTACACCACATACCAATCTCCAAATAAAGAATAATTGATGGAAAGTTTGAAAATTATAGAATATGTCCAATCCAACATTCAGgattcaataataatttaaattatttctaaatttaTTATATGTGGAATTTATAAATATAAGACACATCAGAAgacataatttttataaattaattatttatcttACAATTAATGATCTCAATTGAACTTAGAGCAAACCTTTCTGATATCTCCATCTGATCCAGTCTTGACTTCAATGCTACTCATTTTAATCATAGCTTTAGAGAAGTCGAAATCAAACCTAAAACCAAGTAATCCTCTAATGTCGCCAGCATAATTTTGGACAATATTACGGGTAGAAGCATCATCCCAAAGTCTCTGGTCAGACTCCAAAACTCCATTACCATCTCTTACATTCTTAAAAAAGCTTGCATCGAATTTTGTCTGGCTGTCTTTGTCTAATGCTACCCTTTTCGACCCATCTCCATTTTGGGGACAAAGGGCTTGGAGTTGTCTCAGGAATGATTGGTTTATTGTTGGGTCTGCATTGCCTGTTGTTGTGAAATTGTATAGCCGATATCTGAAGAATATGCAGTCCGTTTGGCCTATGGTATGTGCCCCTGCcacatttattaattatactcccATTATAAATTTTACCATCTTAAATAATTAGGattttttttcataataattaGGATTTGCCGTTTAAAGTGTTCCAAGGCCTAAAAATTTTGgatattaatttttgttttttttttgaatGTTCAAGATAGGATTTATGTCAGAGTCTCTCCCCATGAATGGTGACTCCATTATTCAAACCTGCTTAAGCATGAGGTACAAGTGCACATTACCACTTGGCCAATCCTTTGTGGGTTGCTTTAGTTTTCGTTTTTAGTAATTTCAAGTTgtaattaataaatgaaaatttttttatttaaactcaGTTTATTATAGACTTAAAACATAACAATGTGCAATGAGATTCATGTATAAAATAGATGACAATcacatatttatatcttatatctaTAATTGATTAATTGGGTCTAAGTAAATTAAAATGGTTTTAGATTCATAGAAACATTATGTATCATGTTTTAATGTTATTTACCCTTCACAATGAGTGGttgagaattttaaaaaatggcgATACACCATttcacacttgaattgtataaaaaaaaaattctggcaTTGTGACACTTTAAAACGTCTCATAACACACTTTAACTTTTATAAAGTGGAATTAAAATATCCTTGAAATCGAGTGTGAACTCTAATCGCGCTGACATAGCGATCTACTAATTAGGATTTaaatggtattttaattttactttttacaGGAGTTAAGGTATACATGATATGGGACGTTTATAAGAGTTGAGATGTGTTATGAgatactttaaaaatttaaaatgtcataaaaaattttttaataaaatttagggGTGAACTTATATATTcagttttttaaaaaatcatatttaaatttttgaaaagtgaggattgcatatatattgataaaaaaatatcaaattaacattgattttgaatttaaataagggagtgtttaatataaacaaatttcataaaattttgtaaaattcatttgtaaatctaaaattttagtgtttggtttaaatgaaaattcatttgaaattattaataatcaatttcatgaaatttattataactaaaccaaattttatcaaaattgatataatttacaaatgaatttcaaacttaaaatcatatatattttaagtgataaaattatcattttattatatatcatattattttattttatttattttaaatacaaaattCCTATAAAATATACTAAACAAAGAAATTCATTTGTCAATGAAttctattattaaatttatttacaaatgaaatgaaatttttcataaaattaaatcaaatagggTCTAATATATGATTGAGATTTTATAAATATGATGAATTATATTCTTTCAAATTTAAAAAGTTCCCAAGCTTAGCCTAGCGGCCAAGACATCGCTCAATCAAGGCAATACCCCGGGTTCGACTCCCTTCCCCCAACAAAATGTACCTctgacccaaaaaaaaaaaaattaaaaggttCTAAGGCTTAATTTCACTACACTTATAAATTTAATCACCTCTTATTCTAACACGATAAGTAAACTTCATAATTGACacttttatattttcaaattcgcttaattttagttagatttttttttataattgatgCAATAAGCAAATTCCTTCGAGAAGGGGTCAATTCTCGATGAGGGAAAACTAGCTCGAAAatacatttaattataaataaaaaataataatctaAATTTTCTATAAGCACTATGGtgatattattgaaataaaatccaaataaagtaattttttataaataaaatttaattaatgattacagaaagtgattaattaactcAAAATATTAATTTGTGGATCGCCTAAAGAGAGAATTTTATTAGCTAGGTATAATAATTTTCACTACAATATAAATTGTGTCGTAGTGAGGTGCTGAATTCTatatatttcatttatttttattacattttttattatttactttttatattcattattattttttaatataaaaattttacatattttatttattttttatatttatcgaTTTACTTTCTCTAGTCACTTTTCACTGTAGTGATTCACCACaccaagcttttttttttttttaataaaaatatgtcgAGCAAGGGAGAGAACATATAATATATTCATATATATACCTACTAAGGTTACGAGATCATGATCGTCAAGGCCTTTAGCTGCAAATTTTTGTTTCTGAGTGGCAATGGAATCAAGAGGTGAAGGCAAATTGGAGGCTTGGGAGGATGACGAGACTCTACCATCTTTTCTACCAGTTGGGACTGCCCAACTCGGACCATCACTCTGAAACACGGAATCAATCTGGTTAAAGAAACACCTTATATATATAGAGGCAGAGAAGAGGAGATATACCAAGTCTACAGCATCACGGGCAGCCAGAGCTAGTATGTCAGCACATGAGACCACACCAGGGCACGACGCCTCTAACAGTGATTTAGCATCGTCAATCACttcaaatcctcttaatccttggttTGGCAATGCATTTCTCTCTGCAGAAGACCCTGTAATTAACACTGAGCCATCACAGCCCTGTGAAACACTTGCATTCTTAGTTTACTATGAGTACCTTTGAAGATGAAAAGAAGCCAAAAAAGCAGATAAAGAAAGGCAGGCAACCTGAACAAAGCAGTCATGGAAATGAAGCCTGAGCAATCCAGCTGCAATGGTTGGATCCTTTTGGAAGTGTGCTTCAACAGTGGACCTGACTATAGCCTCAGCCTGTGGACATGGAAAGGCATAAAACCCATTTCTCAATTGGCCTTGAACAGGCAAACCCACCACTAAAATCACCAGAAAAACCAACAGCCACATGATTTAGGGTGATAAACATTCAGTAGTAGCTGAATTCAATTACAAATGAGACTAGCACTACTTTGTATTTATAGATGAATTTGCATACTATATCCACTTTCTGTGGTGGTCCATTAAGTTGCATTTTTTGAGCTACTGATaatatttatttctctttttcagtggaGGCGTGTGGGGACATTGAAATAGTGgaattttctcttttaatttttatttttttagataatTGGAGTGCATTTCCGTGTGTATTTGTGTTCTGAAGAAATGATAATGGAGAGGTATAGTTCTTTATATCTTGTTCTTGAATCTTTAGCTTTATTCCTAAACGCGTTTTTTTTCCTGTGTGCTTGTCATTGTTTGTATTTTTCTCCTTTAATGATCCCTTTCCCTTGAGCCTTGAGTTGTTTTTCTTGCATTCACATGAGCCTTAGTTCCCATCATCACTTCTGTCTATCATCATAACCCAATTGCATGCAAAGATGATTAGCATTTGTAAGGATGATTAATTATAGTTTTTTAAAGATTCGAAGAGCGCAAAGCGCTGAGGAGAATTATTTCATGATGGGTTAATGCATCTTTCTACTTATAAGTCTCTCACTCGTCCCTTCTTCTTCTAATGTAAGAATTTCACACTTACATATTTACAATGTAGTTGATATTTGCAACATAGTTGATCCTGAGCGAGTGTTAATTCAAATTTTGAGttacaatataaaaaaatatttttttctttcttatgaTTCCTCAAATTTTATTCTGAATGTTTTATCTATGGccaaatccaaaattttaatatagTTGATTAAAAAAAAGTTTAGTATATAGTATGTGAAAATAAGAAATACATACCCATAATTAAACACTAATAATTGCAAAGCAAACCAGCAAAAATGAGATTTGTTATGTGAAGCATGTAATTTGATTGATACCTTTCTGTATTTCATTCTAAGCTAATTAAGAAGCtttttaaattcaattatgaAAGTGAGTCGCATATGCTTTCTCTTTATTTGttcttattatataattaaatcatCTCTTAACACTTTTATTctgttataattaagaattaataaaAAGAGATTTTTTTTGCTAAAATCAAAAATAATCTGCTGATCTTGAATTTGGGCAATCCACAACCAAGCAATGAATCTCAACGAAATCAACAGAACGTTGGTTTGATTTTGTAGGCTAAATGATTTCTTCTAACTAATTGTTAGTTGATATGCATTTGCATGATATCAAGAGTTTAAACATTTACACTAACTAATTAATAGACTCATTTTGGGATAAATTTTTCTATTCCAATCCTAGTAGGTGGGGACGAAAAAGAAAATACATCTacctttataaaaaaaaatattaatatttcatATTAGTTTGGGATGAGATAATTTGTTTCTCGTAAGGCCTTAAACACTATTTTTTTAGCTACTTTTTGGGAGAGTTACACTCGGCCCATTTTTTTAAAATGATAACAAAGCCTCTCTAACCAATATTTGGACTTCCCATGAGTGTTTCATATTTTAGGTGTTTGATCCTAAATATTTTAATATCCTACATTGGTTTGGGATAGAGATAATATATTCATTTTATAAAGCTTTGGACACTCCTTCCTACTTGAGTTAGTTTTTAGGGATGAGTTTACCTGACTCATTTTCTTAAGAAAAAAGTAATTAAGTGTATGAAACATTCcacatttataaaatttaaaaaaggtTGATGTATGTAATTTTACCATTAATTTACAGACAAATTATTTCAGTGGTTTAAACTTGTGACCTCCAATAGATAAATGGAGTAACTTTTTTCACTACATCAAAGTTTGCAATAACTTTATCATTACATCAAAGACATATTCTTACATCTATCCTCTGTTTGCTaagggaaaaaaataaaaatggaataACTGTGCTGCATGCAAGAAAACCACAATACTTGGCCACCATGTGGGCACCTCCAAGGAGCTGATGGGTGGGACAAGCAAATCTTATGTCACAAGCATATATTCCATTTACACAAAAATTATAATGGGTGGCATCCAGTTGCTACCAGTCCTAATTTGCTTTTGCTTGGATGGTTTGATCAGCACCTACCTTCATATTTTTACAAATTTATATTACATATTTTTAAGAAGTTTCACATGGCTTTATCAAAATCAAATACTCAACTGCACTAAGAAATCTATTTCAAGAACTTATCTTGATGATGTGGCCCTTCAATTTGTTAAAATTGTTCTGAAAGTTGCCTTTTCTGCTAGGCTCTTCAATTTGTCTTCCAATCCAAATGCTTTGGTCTCTGATTGTGGTTTCTGGCAAAATAACAGGTGGGAGTGTAACCTTCTTTGGAGGAGAAACCTTTTCAATGGGAACTACGCTTGTATGCTCAATAGCTAGTCATTTTGAATTCAGTTATGTAGGTTCAGAAATGGTAAGTTAATTTGGAAGCCTAATACTAATGGTGATTTCACTGCTTGTTGATCTAATTAGGTTAGGATGGAGACCCATAAAAAACGTAACGGTTGCATAATGCGCAACCAAACAGAAACAGAGTAATGAGAAACTCCCCAAGGATGGGGAAAATTTTACAATACTCTTAAACTATATGATTATAAAATAAGATACATGTGCATTGGATTCATTGTAAAATTTCTTCAAGCTCATTGCTGAAACTCTTTCAATAGGCAAATTATATAAGCGATACCTTAATTTAGAGCTATTTAATAGTAATAtacctaaattttaatttgtaacccAAGATTCTAATTTAAGAAACTTATAATCCTCTGTAACCTTCAGTAGTCGATTTCTAGATTATTTATGTCGAAGTGTCATTTATCAAAATAAAAGAATGATATTTTTATGGATTGATGGTTTTAGGCAAATAAGTTATGGCTTATTGAAGTGTTAATCTATGTAATTTAGATTGTCGTGATTGTAAGTAGATaaagaataattaaattttttctctaaattaattgagaaaatatttttttttttatctatcgagggttatgcagtaaaaataacctaaaaattaattattgaatgtCATATAGgattttattttacttaaattaGAGATAAAAGGgttttatattacaaattaaaatttaagtactATATTGTTAGATATACCCCTAAATTGAGGTATTCCCTATATAATTTACCCCTCCTTCAATGGTCTCCAACATAAATCAATTATCAAGTAGCTTAAATTTGGAAGCTAATGAAACATGCTAACAATTGAGCTAGTCAGAGCAGGGAggataaattttgatatctgtcctTTAATTTATCTAGTTATAACATTATAGTCCCTcaatttaaaatgtaacataaaaccccatcaacttttaaattttgcacagtaaaatccttctaacctccaattatcagtttttcagttagacgctgataTGGACAGTTCCAGCATTgagtttagtcagtatttctcttttctctctcaagccatgtgtaaattaaatcattcttttctctatagatagaataatttttcatgcataaagagaataattttacactttgcataagagagaagagagaaatattgactaagcacCATGCGgaagctattcacatcagtttctaactgaaaaatcagtaaatgAAAATCAAAGAGATTTTACTGTATAAATCTGAAAGTTTAGaaaattttatgttacattttaaaattaaaatattataatattacaactatataagttcagggatagttattgaaatttatccaaGCAAAGATCGCTCTCTCTATCCCTGCCCTATAAAAGTTCAAAGTAGGGGTGGAAATCCTCCACCGAGAGCGAAACTAGACAAGTTTTTCCATAGagacttttccttttttttttaatttttattatataatataaatttatttattaaaaaagtaaattaaaaattagaaatataagttttaaatataatttaataatatatttatatttttttactaaaattataatatttaaatatataaaaataaattatttttaataaaataacaaTATATTATTATGTAGGACAAACAGATTATAGGAACTTAAGGTGAGAAGAAGGTCTTTCATCTCCACTCAACAAAATATTAGAATcataataaaatcaaagaaaaaattgaATGAATTCAAAATGGATTGGGTCAGATTCGGTAATAATCAGATTGTTACTCTCTTGCCTTAAAAGGCAATTAGATTCTAATACTTGATGAGGCCAAATCCCATGTAATAAAAATCACCGTCCCTATGATCTACATTTATCTTTGTAGAGAAAGGTGCGAATACCCTCTGGCAATCTTATACCGAGGAACATCCATATGCAATCAAGAACACAGATCAAATCTTAAGTAGTTATGATGTTCTTTGCGTTATTTATGGTAGTGAAGTGCCGATTGGAAGATCGAGAACTTTGGGTGTAAAAATGGAGATTGACGTAGACATGGGGCTCGAAGGAATTAATGGAACTAAAGAATTTGAGACATATGATCACAGAAAAAAATGGAAACTTGCAACGCTGTCAACCTCAATGCTTCTAGGAAAGTTCATAGATAGAAGATGGAGGATCCAAAAGAACTTAGTCGGAAGCCACACATAGTCAAAACAATGGAAAGCAGGGAGGCAAAAGAACATATGTCAATTGAAGTTATT
Above is a genomic segment from Hevea brasiliensis isolate MT/VB/25A 57/8 chromosome 17, ASM3005281v1, whole genome shotgun sequence containing:
- the LOC110654754 gene encoding peroxidase 25 isoform X1; protein product: MWLLVFLVILVVGLPVQGQLRNGFYAFPCPQAEAIVRSTVEAHFQKDPTIAAGLLRLHFHDCFVQGCDGSVLITGSSAERNALPNQGLRGFEVIDDAKSLLEASCPGVVSCADILALAARDAVDLSDGPSWAVPTGRKDGRVSSSSQASNLPSPLDSIATQKQKFAAKGLDDHDLVTLVGAHTIGQTDCIFFRYRLYNFTTTGNADPTINQSFLRQLQALCPQNGDGSKRVALDKDSQTKFDASFFKNVRDGNGVLESDQRLWDDASTRNIVQNYAGDIRGLLGFRFDFDFSKAMIKMSSIEVKTGSDGDIRKEAETSMHLFFQCPVSSRVWYLSQLRFNVLQISVDDPPALLNQLF
- the LOC110654754 gene encoding peroxidase 25 isoform X2, which gives rise to MWLLVFLVILVVGLPVQGQLRNGFYAFPCPQAEAIVRSTVEAHFQKDPTIAAGLLRLHFHDCFVQGCDGSVLITGSSAERNALPNQGLRGFEVIDDAKSLLEASCPGVVSCADILALAARDAVDLSDGPSWAVPTGRKDGRVSSSSQASNLPSPLDSIATQKQKFAAKGLDDHDLVTLVGAHTIGQTDCIFFRYRLYNFTTTGNADPTINQSFLRQLQALCPQNGDGSKRVALDKDSQTKFDASFFKNVRDGNGVLESDQRLWDDASTRNIVQNYAGDIRGLLGFRFDFDFSKAMIKMSSIEVKTGSDGDIRKVCSKFN